The Patescibacteria group bacterium genome includes the window AGGGAGACATACTAATGATTCCTGAAGGCCAATTGCCTCCTCCGCCAGCTCCTCGCCGCACAGTTACGCCAAAAGATCAAACCACTCTGGCACAAAAAACCACTCAAATGGCCGCACCAGAAGGAGAAAGCTGTCATGTTTTCGTCCCCGGACAATGTACTTGGTATGTCGGCCGCAAAAGATGTATCCCCTGGGCCGGCCATGCTAAATATTGGATCTCTAATGCTCGCCACGCCGGCTTCACTATCGGAAAAACTCCGGCCGTGGGCGCAGTTATCGCCCTTAATGAATCATGGTATGGTCACGTTGCTTATGTTGAAAGCTTTACGGACACAACCGTGACATTTACCGAAATGAATCACGTTGGTCCTTGGATTATTGACACGCGAACTTTAAACCTAAACGATCGTAGAATTGTCGGTTATATTTACTAAACCCCCACACCAAAGTTAAGGTAAAAAATGAAGATACATAAATAAACGAAAAATCAAATAATAACAACGACAATCCCTCTCTCTTTAATTTTGGTGTGGGGGTAAACTAAATTATAAAATAACAAAAGACAGGCCGATTCGGCCTGTCTTTTGTTTTAAAAAATATTATGGTTTTAAACGATTAATCATTCTGGGAAACGGGATTGTTTCACGCACATGCTCCAGACCACAGAGCCAGCCCACGGTTCGCTCAAGACCAATGCCAAAACCGGAATGCGGCACCGAGCCATAGCGTCGCAAATCAATATACCACTTGAGGGGCTCGCGCTTCATTTTACATTGCTTTATTTTATCTTCCAAAATTTTTAAATCGTGAATGCGTTGCGAGCCGCCGATGATTTCTCCATAGCCCTCAGGCGCAATTAAATCGTTGTTTAATACCAAGCGTGAATCGCCCGGGTCTGGTTGCATATAAAACGCTTTGATTTGAGCCGGATATTTTTCGATAAAAACCGGCTTATCAAAACTTTTAGAAATAATCGTTTCCTCGTCGCCGCCAAAATCATCGCCCCATTTTATCGCCACCCCCTTCTTATCCAAGAATTTGATAGCCTCGTCATAGGTTAAATGATAAAAAGGCGCTTTTATTTTTTCTAAAGCTTTAGTATCGCGCCCTAAAAGAGCTAATTCTTTTTGTCTATTTTTCAAAACCTGTTCTACTACATAACTAACTAAATTTTCTTGAATCTTCATATTCTCGTCGTGCTCCACAAAAGCCGCTTCAGCGTCCATCATCCAAAATTCTATTAAATGCCGGCGCGTTTTTGATTTTTCCGCGCGAAATGTAGGGCCAAAATCGTAAACTTTATTAAGCGAATAAATGGTCGCTTCTAAATATAATTGGCCCGACTGAGACAAATATGCTTTCTCGCCGAAATAATCAGTGCTGAAAAGAGTTGTTGAACCCTCACAAGCCGTCGGAGTTAAAATCGGTGAATCTGTCAAGACAAAGCCTTCTTGATGAAAGAAAGATCTGATAGCCCAAATAACTTCATCGCGAACTTTTAAAATAGCGGCTTGACGGGAAGAGCGAAGCCACAGATGGCGATTATCCATCAAAAAATCAACGCCATGCTCTTTTTTGGCAATCGGATATTCCTCGGCAACTTGGATAATTTTTAAATCTGTAACGGCCATTTCATAGCCATAGGGCGAACGTTCATCTTTATAAGCCTTGCCGGTCATTTCTACGCTCGACTCAATGGTTAATTTTTGGCAAG containing:
- the asnS gene encoding asparagine--tRNA ligase; translated protein: MSIHILLESIDQHLNKTVSLRGWVFNFRSSGSIYFIQFRDGTGQIQGVISKKEVGTGVWDACQKLTIESSVEMTGKAYKDERSPYGYEMAVTDLKIIQVAEEYPIAKKEHGVDFLMDNRHLWLRSSRQAAILKVRDEVIWAIRSFFHQEGFVLTDSPILTPTACEGSTTLFSTDYFGEKAYLSQSGQLYLEATIYSLNKVYDFGPTFRAEKSKTRRHLIEFWMMDAEAAFVEHDENMKIQENLVSYVVEQVLKNRQKELALLGRDTKALEKIKAPFYHLTYDEAIKFLDKKGVAIKWGDDFGGDEETIISKSFDKPVFIEKYPAQIKAFYMQPDPGDSRLVLNNDLIAPEGYGEIIGGSQRIHDLKILEDKIKQCKMKREPLKWYIDLRRYGSVPHSGFGIGLERTVGWLCGLEHVRETIPFPRMINRLKP